GGCGGAGCGCGAGGCCCGGCAGCGCCCGGTGATGCTCTTCGAGAACGTCAAGGGCTCGCGCTTCCCGGTGCTCACCAACCTGCACGCCAGCCGCTCGCGCCTGGCCACCGCCATGGGCTGTGCCCCGGAGGAGATGCTCGAGACCTATCTCCGCGCCATGGAGAAGCCGATCCCGCCGCGCGTGGTGCCGACGGGTCCGGTGAAGGAGGTCGTCCTCACCGGAGCCCAGGTGAACCTGTACGACCTGCCGCAGATCGTCCACCATCAGGGCGACGCGGGGCCATACCTCACGGCGGCCATCTCCTTCGCCCGGGACCCCTCCGCGGAGACGTGGAACTGCGCCTACAACCGCCTGATGGTGAAGGGGCGCGACACCACCTCCATCCACCTCACCGCGGGCAAGCACCTCTGGGAGTTCTACCGGATCGCCGAGTCGCTCGGGAAGCCCCTGCCCGTGGCCTTTGCCGTCGGCGTGCATCCGGCCGTCGCCCTGGGGGCACTGGCGATCGGCTCCATCGACGAGGACGAGCGGGCCATCATGGGGGCGCTGCTCGGGGAGCCGCTGGAGCTGGTCCGCTGCGAGACCTCGGACGTGCTCGTGCCGGCGCATGCCGAGCTGGTGATCGAGGCCGAGATCCTCCCGGCCGAGCGCATCCCGGAGGGACCCTTCGGCGAGTTCACCGGCTACAGCCTGGGAGAGCGGCAGCGCGAGGTCGTCCGCGTTCGGGCCATCACCCACCGGCAGGGCGCCCTCTTCCAGGACATCACCGTGGCGCATCTCGACCACATGCTGCTCTCGACCATCCCCATGGAGGCCAACCTCTACCGCGCGGTGCGCGCCATGGTCCCCTCGGTCCGGGCCGTGCGGGTGCCGGGGCCCTTCACCTGCTACGTCTCCCTCGAGCAGCGGCTGCCCGGCCAGGCCAAGAACGCCATCCTCTCGGTCCTCGGCGCCGACCTCTACATGAAGCGGGTCGTCGTGGTGGATCAGGACGTGGACGTGTTCGACGACCGGCAGGTGACCTGGGCCATCGCCACGCGCTGCCAGCCTGACCGCGACATCGCCATCATCACCGGCGCGCGGGGCTCGGATCTCGACCCCTCGACGCGGGAGGACGGCTACACCGCGAAGTGGGGCGTGGACGCCACGGCGAAGCCATCGCTGGCGTCGTACACGCCGCGCCACCGCGTGCCGCCCGAGGTGTGGAAGCGGCTCAACCTGAAGGACTACCTGCCCTGATGGTCCTCGCGGAATCCCGCGAGGCCCGGGCCGTGAGCGAGAACTTCGCGGAGCTGCTGGACAGGAGCTCCTGCGCGGCGCCCGGCGCGCCCGCTCTCGTGTGGGAGGGCGGCGCGCTCACGCGGGCCGAGCTCGCGCTGCGGGCGGGCGGCGTGGCGCGGGTGCTGCGCGAGCGCGGCGTCCGCGCCGGCGACCGCGTGGCGCTGTCGCTTCCCAACGGCTGGCCCTTCGCCGCGACGCTCTGGGGGGCGCTGAAGCTCGGCGCGACGGTCACCCCGCTGAATCCGCGACTCACCGGCGAGGAGCGGGGGAGGATCCTCGGCGATCTCCGGCCGGTGACCGTGATCGAGAACGTCGTGGACGCGCGGGCGCCGTGGCCGAGCGCCGAGGCGAGCGCTCCGGCGCTCATCCTCTACACCTCCGGCAGCACGGGCGAACCCAAGGGGGTCGTCCTCTCGCACGCGGCGCTGACCTTCGCCAACCGCTCCTGGGTGGGTCCTGTCATGGGCCTCACCGCCGCGGACGTGGTCCTCGCGGCGCTGCCGCTGTCGCACTCCTTCGGCCTCAACGGCGCGCTCCTCGCCCCGCTCCTGGCCGGAGCCTCGGTGGTGCTCCTCGGCCGCTTCTCGCCGGAAGGAGCGCTCGCCGCCATCGCGCGCCATCGCGTGAGCGTGGTCCCCGCGGTGGCAGGCATGTTCAGGCGGATGCTCGACGCGAGGACCTTCGACGCCGCCGACCTCGGAAGCCTCCGCGCCGCCGTGTCAGGAGCGGCCCCGTGCCCCTGGGAGCTGGCGCGGGAGTGGCGCGCGCGCACCGGCGTCAGGATCATCCGCGGCTACGGGTCGACGGAGCTGTTCCGTCCCCTCTCCCACCTCGTCGGCGATCCCCGCGAGGAGCCAGAGGCCGTGGGGCGCCCCGTGCCCGGCGTCGAGATCGCCGTGATGGACGAGGCGGGAGCCCCCGTGGCGGCGGGGGAGGTGGGAGAGCTCTGGATCCGGACGCCAGCCGCCATGGAAGGCTATCTCCACCGGCCGGACGAGACGCGTGAGGTCCTCGTGGAGGGCTGGTTCAGGACCGGCGACCTCGTCATCCGGTCGCCGGAGGGCTACGTCAGCGTCGTGGGGCGCAAGCGGGAGCTGATCCTGCGGGGCGGCTACTCCGTCGTGCCGGGCGAGATCGAGGCGGTGCTCCTCGCCCACCCGGCCGTGGCCGAGGCCGCCGCCGTCGGCAGGCCGCATCCCGAGCTGGGCGAGGAGGTGGCGGCCTTCGTCACGCTGCGCCCGGGGGCGGCGAGCAGTCCCGAGGAGCTGATCGCCCACTGCCAGGCACGGCTGGCAGGCTTCAAGTGCCCGCGCCAGGTGCGGATCGTCGCGGAGCTCCCGAAGGGCGCCACGGGCAAGGTCCTCAAGAGCCGGCTCAGCTGAAGATGCTCTCGGGCAGGAAGGCCGAGACGATCCAGTGGGGTGCGTCCACGATCTCGCTGATCCTGAGATCCACGGCCACGCTCGAGAGGACGTAGGCCTCCTCGCGCGAGAGCCCGCGCTCCTCCACCAGGTGGTCGATCATGTAGCGCGTCGCCTGCTGGGCTGCGGCGAAGAGGTCGGGGCCCTGCGCCGTCGTCGCGAACCAGGGGCCGCGATGCGTCCCCGGGCCGAGCGCGCCCCGGATGCGCAGCCTCGGCTCCGGCAGCCGCCGGCCCTCGTCGAGGCCGAAGCGGAGCGTGACCTGTGCCGTCATCTCCACCGCCGTCACGCACACCTCGCCGTCGCCCTGGGCGGCATGGGCATCCCCCACGCTGAAGAGCGCGCCCTCCACCCAGACCGGGAGGTACAGCGTCGAGCTGGCGGTGAGCTGCTTCACGTCCATGTTGCCGCCGTTCTTCCGGGGCGGCAGGGTGCTGTGGCTTCCCGGCTCGTCGAGGGCCACGCCCATGACGCCGGGGAAGGCCTCGATGGGCACGGCGATCCCGCGCCCCATGCGCGCGTGGCGGCCGTCGGAGAGATCCCAGATCTGCAGGTATGGCGTCGGGAACTCCGCCTCGGGGAGGAGGCCGCGGCCGGGACGGACCGCCGTCCAGCCGAAGGCGGCCGCGGGCTTGACCTCCAGCACCTCCACGGCGAGGACGTCTCCCGGCTCGGCCCCGCGAACCCTGACGGGGCCCGTGAGCGGGTGGCCGCGGAAGGGCCCACGGGCCAGCACGTCGGCATGGGAGGACGAGGGCGCGTAGTAGCCGCCGGAGGCATCGCGGGTGTCGAAGACCACCGTGTCCCCGGGATCGATGACGAGCCGGGGGGCCAGCGCGTTGTTCCACTCGTAGTGGACGAGGCCGGCGTCGAGCCGATGCGTGCGCGTCACGGCTCGAGCCCCCACGTGAACACCCGCGCCGGAGTCACCTCGACGATGACCGAGTCGGACTCCTCGAGCGCGGCCTCGCCGGGGTACTGCGGGTACTTCGCGTAGAGGAGACGCCGGATCCGCCTGAAGGCGGGACCCCGCTCGATGAGCCGCGGCCGGCCCTGGACCATCACACCCTTGAGCCCGGACCATTGTTCCGTGTACAGATCCACGGTGAGGGCGATCCGGGGATTGGCTCTCAGGTTGAGCACCTTCCGGCCGCCGGGGCCCGAGGCGAAGTAGATCTTCCCGTCGGTGACCACGTGACAGACCGGCACCACGTGCGGCATGCCGCCGGGACCCGCCGTCGCCACCCGGCAGACCCGCTCCCAGCGGAGCAACGCTTCCACGCGCTTCGTGAGCCTCACAGGGACCACTTATGCCGCAGCGCGGGGGCCTGCGCAAGACACCCTTCCCGCGGGGCGATGCAGCGGCCGAAGCGGCACCCGATGCCTCACGCCGCGCATCCTGGGGGTAGAATACGGCGCGGGCACCGGGACATGGCCTTCTCCAACGACTGCTGGCGCGCCATCGAGGACGTCTACGGAGCGATCCTCCGCCACCCTTTCCTCGCCGGGCTCACCGACGGCTCGCTGCCGCGCGAGAGCTTCCGCTTCTACGTCGTCCAGGACGCCCTCTATCTGCGGGACTTCGCCCGGGCGCTCTCGCTGGCCGCCGCGCGCGCACCGCGCGAGGACTGGATCATCATGCTCGACGAGCACGCGGCCGGCGCGCTCAGGGTGGAGCGCGCGCTGCACGAGGGCTTCTTCCGCGACTTCGGCCTGAGCCCGGAGGCCGTGGCCGCCACCCCCCTGGCCCCGACCAACCTCGCCTACACGAGCTACCTGCTGGCCGTGGCCCACGGCGGCCCCTTCCACGAGGCGCTGGCGGCGCTGCTGCCCTGCTACTGGATCTACTGGGAGGTGGGGCGGACGCTCGAGCGGCGCGGCTCCCCGGACCCGCTCTACACCCGGTGGATCGCGACCTATGCCTCCGAGGAGTTCGGCGCTGTCGTCCGCGCGGTGCTGGAGGCGGCCGACATCACCGCCGCGCAGCGCGCCCCGGCCGAGCGAGAGACCATGCGCCGCCACTTCGTCGCCACCAGCCGCTACGAGTGGATGTTCTGGGACATGGGCTACCGGCGCGAGTCGTGGCCGGTCTGAGGAATCCCGAATGATCCTTCGCGAGGACACCAACGACATCGCCGGGCTCACGTTCGCTCACGGCAAGGTCCATGCCCTCGGCGCTCTCCCTCCGGCCACCTTCCGCCTCACCAAGGCGCAGATCCGCCAGCCCGCGCGCGAGCGCTGGGAGTCGAGCCGCGCCCGGATCGACGCCCAGGTGGCCGAGATCTGGGCGGAGGCGCCGGCCCGCGAGGCGATCCGGGGCTACGTGGAGCGCACGCTCGGCAAGAGGAACTGACCCGTGCGAGAGCCTGTCCGCTACTTCGAGGACTTCCAGCCGGGCGAGGTGATCGAGCTCGGCAGCCGCACCATCACGAAAGAGAGCATCGTCGCCTTCGCCCGCGAGTTCGACCCGCAGGTCTTCCACGTGGACGAGGAGGCGGCGAGGCACACCATCTACGGCGGGCTCCTGGCCAGCGGCTGGCACACGGGCTCCATCCTGATGCGGCTCCTCTACGACGGGCTCCTCTCACACACCGCGGGCCTCGGCTCTCCCGGCTTCGACGAGCTGCGGTGGGTCAAGCCCGTGCGCCCCGGCGACACGCTCTCGGGACGCATGACGGTGCTCGAGCGCAGTCCTTCCCGGAGCAAGCCGGACCGGGGCTTGGTCCGCTCGCTGATGGAGCTGCGGAACCAGCACGGCGAGGTGGTGCTCACCATCAAGGGGCTGAGCCTGCTCGGCCGCCGGCCCGCCTGAGCGCGGGGCCGGACGCAGGTGCGCGTTGACCGGCCGCCGACTCCTGTTGTAGATTCTGTCGCATGACAAAGAGGAAGAAGACGGCGAAGGCGGCGAAGAAGACCACCAAGAAGGCGGCGGCCAAGACGCCTGCGGCGAAGAAGGCACCGGCCGCGAAGAAGGCGCCGACGGCCAGCGCGAAGCCTGCGGCAGGGCCGGCCCGGTCGGCGGGATCCTCGGACGGCGGCCCGGCCCAGGGGGCAACCTATGCGCCCCAGCCGATCCAGGGCACGGGCTGGGCGCCTTTCAGGTACCCGCCCCAGTAGGCGGCCGCCGCGCTCCCCCGCCGCCGCGGCGGCGGGGGAGCGCGCGAGCCAGCAGCCCCCCAATGGCCTGACGCAGGTGTCCCCGCCCCTCGGGGCCCTGGCAGACCACCACCCCCGACACGGCCAGCACTCCTCCCAGGAGCTGAAGCGGCGCCAGCCGCTCGCCCAGGATCAGCCAGGACAGGAGCACCCCTGAGAGCGGGACGAGATTGGTGAACACCGCCGTCCGCCCCGCCCCGACCCGCCTGAGCCCGACATTCCACCACAGGAAGGCGAGCACCGTGGCGCCCACCGCGAGGTAGCCGAGGCCGCCCCAGGCCTGGGCGCCCGCGGCGGCCAGCCCGGGCCAGGGTTGCTCCAGCAGGGCCACCGGGATCAGGAGCGCCGTGCCGATCAGGATGCCGTAGGTGAGGGTGGCGGCATTGGAGAGCCGCTCCATCGTCACCTTCGAGACGTACGAGTAGATCCCCCAGCACGACCCGCCAAGGAAGAACAGGATGTCGCCCAGCAGGGTGGCCCTCCCCACGCCGACGGCCAGGCGTCCCGGCTGCACCAGGAGCGCGACGCCCGCCACGCAGAGCAGCATCCCGACCACGAAGCCAGAAGGAAGGCGGTCGCCGCCCACCCGTGCCGCCACGAGGTTCGTCGACAGCGCGCTGGCGGTGGACGGGATCAGCGCGCCATGCGCCGCGGGGGCGAACCGCAGGGCCGAGAAGAAGAAGGCGTGGTTGAGAAAGGTCCCGAGGAGGCCCACCCAGAGGAGCAGAACGAGATCGCGCCGGGCGAGGGAGCGTGGGTCGGGGAGCTGCCGCCGGAAGATCGCGACGAGCAGCACCCCGGCGAGCCCATAGCGCAGAACGCCCGCGGTGAACGGCGCGATGTCGCGGACGACGAGCTTGCCCGCCACCGCCGTGGCGCCCCAGAGAAGTGCCGTGAGCAGGATCAGGGCGTAGACGCGCGCGAGGGGCTCTCTGGATCTCATGGGGCGGGCGCCCGGAGGCACCCCATCGAGTGTGCCACGGCTCTGCGCCGATCTGATAGGCCCGCGCGCGCGACAAGGCTGCGCTCGGGCGGGGCGCGGTCCGCTTGTGGGCTGACGCGGGACCTTCCGCACCCTCGGCATCGCCGTCGCCGTGTGGGTGATCCCCGCGGCGCGCGTCCTGGTCCGCGACGCCCCCGCGCCCCCGCGGCCAGCCCCAGCCGCTCAGCCCCAGGGCGCGGGGACCGGACGAGGCGGACGCTCAGCCCTCGTCGGGAGCCTCCTTCCGCCCCACCACCCGCACGTCGATCGCGACTGCACCCTGGCCGTCCTCGAGGGCGATCAGCGGATTGATGTCGAGCTCCTCGATCAGGTCACCGGCGGCGAGGGCGAGGTCGGAGAGGCGCAGCGCGGTCTCGACGACGGCCTCCCGATCGCGGCGACACTGACCGCGGACGCCGTCGAGGACGCGCGCAGCCGCAATCTCGCCGATCATCGTCTCCGCCTCGCGGCGCGACAGCGGCGGCAGACGGTGCGCGACGTCGCGCACCACCTCCACCAGCGTCCCGCCCAGCCCGAAGGTCAGCACGCCACCGAACTGAGGATCCCTCGCGATCCCGAGGAGGAGCTCGGTTCCGCCGGTGATCATCTGCTGGACGAGGAGGCCCTCGACCATGCCGGGGTGGAGCCGCCGCTTGGCGACGTCGAGCAGGTCCGTGGCAGCCTCGCGCACGGCCGCCGCGCCCGCGAGCCCGATCCGCACCGCGCCGGCATCGCTCTTGTGGCTGAGGGCCGGCGAGAGCAGTTTGACCGCGACCGGGAACCCGATCTCCTCCGCCGTCGCGACCGCCCCGTCCGGGTCGTCTGTGATCGCCTCGCGAGGTCCAGGTATGCCGGCGTGGAGCAGCACCGCGCGGGCCTCCCGGTACGTCAGGAGATCGCCGCGTGCGAGCGCGCTCCGGACCAGAGGCGAGAGCGGCGGCACCGGGCGAGTATCCTCGACCGGCGGCGCGGGACGCCCGGCCTGGACGAGGATCTTCAGACCGGCAGCCATCGCCGGCAGCGTGGTGTAAAGCGGTAACCCCGCCGCGCGGATCACCTCGCGCCCGCCGTCGACCATCGAGCCCCCGAGCCAGCCGATCGCCAGCGGCTTCCGCGACCCGGGCGCAAAGGCGACGACATCCTCGGCCAGACGCCGCGCGACCGCCGGAGGCAACATCGAGAGCACGAGGGCGATCGCGTCGATGGAAGCGTCGTTCGCGACCGTCGCGAGCGCCGCGCGAAGCAAGTCTGGCGAGGCGAAGAGCTGCCCGGTCACGTCGACCGGGTTCTGGCAGGCCGCGAACGGCGGCAAGATCCCGGCGAGCACCGCCACGGTCTCGTCCGAGAGCAATGGGATGTCGAGACCCGCGCGCGCGAAGTGATCGGACGCCAGCACGGAGACGCCACCCGACCCGGTGATCACGGCCAGCCTGGCTCCGGGTAGCGACATCCCGCGGGAGAGGAGCCGGCAGGCGTCCACCATCTCTTCGATGTCGCCGACGGCGATGATGCCTGCCTGCCTGAACGCCGCGCGGTACACCGCGTGGGAGCCGGTGATCGCACCGGTGTGCGAGAGCGCCGCGCGCCGACCCGAACCCGTCTGCCCTGCCTTCAGGACGACGACCGGCTTGCCGAGGTCACGGGAGAGCCGCCCGATCTTGAAGACCTTGCGCCCGTCTCGAACCCCCTCGATGTATGCGGCCACCACGCGGGTCCGCTCGTCGAGGAGGAAGGCCTCGATGAAATCGAGGGCCTCGAGGCTCGCCTCGTTGCCGCTCGAGACGAAGAAGCTGAACCCAAGCCCCTCATCCTGCATGCGGTTGAACGTAGTGGTGCCCATCGCACCGCTCTGGCTGACGAAGGCGATCGAGCCGGCGAGCAGGTCACCCTCGAGATGAGCCGAGAAGCTCGCGGTGAGACGCTGCCAGACGTTGATGACGCCGACGGAGTTCGGCCCGCAGAGCAGGATGCCGCGGCACCGGGCGATCGAGGCGATCTCCGCCTGGAGGCGCGCGCCCTCCGCTCCGGTCTCCGCGAAGCCCGACGACAGGACCACGGCGGCGGGAATGCCGGCGTCCGCGCAACGATCGAGCTCGCGCGGCACCTGCGCCGCCGGCACGCAGACGACGGCGAGGTCCGGGACCTCCGGCAGACACCCTATGTCGCCGTACGCCGGGAGACCCTGCACCTCGGCCGCGGCGGCGTTGATCGGGTAGATCCGGCCGCCGAAGCCGTGGCGCAGCAGATATCGAAGCGGCCGCCCGCTGACCTTCTCGGGATTCGTCGATGCGCCGACGATCGCGACCGACCGAGCGTCGAGGAGTGGGCGCAGCCGCGTGGATCGTCCCGTCACTGAGCGATCCACACCTTCGTGTACGTCGTATCGTCGTAGAAGCTCGCCGGGTACTTGTGGTTCCGCACGCGGCGGTCCTTGTAGAACCAGCCCTGCGGCCAGCCGACGACAACCAGCGGCGGGGCCTCGAGCGTGAGGAGGTGGCGCTGCAGGTTCCAGTACGCCTTCTTTCGTTTCTCGGCGTCGACCTCGCGGAGGGCTTGGTCGATTAGCTCGGTGGCCTTCGGCTCGGACCACTTGCTGTAGTTGCGACCGCCCTGAGGCGAGAACAGCAGCGAGAAGACGTCGGCGGGGTTCGACGTCTCCGGCCCGTGGTCCTGCGTCGCGATGAGCTCGAACTCGCCCTTCGCGTAGTTGGCCCAGCCCACCGCGCTCTCGAGCGACTGGAGCTTCCCGCGCAGCCCGATCCGCCGGAGCTGCGCCAGCACGAGCTGAGCGCGATCGACGTAATCCCCGCTGACGCGCACCGAGGCGTTGAAGTCGACGCCGCTCGGATAGTGCTTGGCCACGAGCTTCGTGGCCTCCGCGATGTCGGCGTCCTTCGGCTGCCGGCACCCTGGAAGCCTCCTGACCTCGTCGAGCGGCAGCGCGTAGTCACCGACGAGGTCAGGGTTCAGGACCGCGCACGGCACGGCCGCGCCGTCGAGACCCTTCGCGACCAGCTCCTGGCGGTCAATCACCAGGTTCACTGCGCGGCGGATGTCGGGGTTGTCGAACGGCGCCTTGCTCAGGTTCATCTGCACGACCGCGATGATGTTGATCGACACCTGATTCAGCTCGGCTTCCTCGCCGCGCGCCTTCTTCACCTCGTCGGCCTGACTCTTTGTCATGAGCGGCCAGACGGGCGCCATCATCACGCGGCCGGTCTTCACCGCCGTGTTCTGCGCCGAAGCATCCTTGAGGATGAAGACCTTGACGCCGTCGAGGTACGGCAGCCCCGGGAGGAAGTAGTGCGGGTTGCGCTCGAGCTCGAAGAGGTTGCCGCGCACGTACTGCTTGAGCTTGAACGGGCCGGTCCCCACCAGCGCCTCCGGCCGCATCAGGTCGCCGTACTTGGCGAGGATGTGCCTGGCGGGAACGCGGCACCACGTCGAGGCCATCGACGACACGAACGTGGCCGCGGGGAACTTGAGCTGGAACTTCACGGTGGTCGGGCTGACGATCTCGACGGCATCGACGATCGGCTTTAGCGCGGCGCCGCAGCGGGGACTGCGAAACGTCGGCTTCAGGATCCGGTCGAACGCCACTTTCACGTCCTCGCCGCTGAAGGGCGTGCCGTCGTGCCACTTGACGTTCGGGCGGAGCCGGAACGTATACGTCTTAGCGTCGGGCGACACGGTCCAGCTCTCGGCGAGGTCGCCGACGATCTTCGCCGGGTCGTCCGGGTCATGCTGCAAGAGCCCGCTGAAGACGCCGGCCGTCGCCCACACGAGCTGGCCACCCGACTCCGTCTGGAAGTCAAGTCGTCCCGGATCGGCGTTGATGAACGTGGTCAGTATGCCGCCCTGTCTCGGCTTCTCCTGCGCCGAGACCTCAACAGCGAGGACGAGCGCGAGCAATACGACAACAACGATGAGCGACGACCTTTTCATAGCAGCCTCCCGTTCTCTGACCTCACACGATGCGTCCGCCCTCACGGCAGACGCTTCTCACGGTCCGTGTCGACGCTCACGCCGGGTGCGCGGGTCCGAGAGATCCCGGACGGTGTCCCCGAGCAGGTTCAGGCCCAGCACGGCCACGAAGATGGCGATGGCGGGGAAGATCAAGAGCCACGGCGCGCGGGCGGCATCGGCCATGCTCGCCGCCAGCATACCGCCCCACGACGGTTCGTCGAGAGGGATCCCGACGCCGAGGAAGCTCAACGACGCCTCGACCACCACCGCGTACCCCATGTTGATGGTGAAGAGCACGATGTAGATGCTGAGGCAGTTCGGAACGATGTGCCGGCAGACGATTCGCGCGCGGGAGCAGCCGATCCCTCGGGCTGCCTCTACGAAAGCCGTTTCCCTCATGGAGAGGACAATCGGGCGCACCGTGCGGATCGCGGTAGGAGCGAGCAGGGTTCCGAGCGCCAGGATCACGTTGTTCGTGGACTGCCCGACGGCCGCCATGATCGAGAGCGCCAGCACGATCGGCGGCAGGGCCATGAGCGTGTCGACGCAGCGTTGGGTGAGCGTGTCGACGAACCCGCCGATGTAGGCCGTAACGATGCCCCACAGCGTCCCGAGCGTGATCGACACGCCGACCGAGATCACGCCCACGTAGAGGGTGATCCGCGCGCCCCAGATAAGGCGGCTCAGGATGTCGCGCCCGAGCTTGTCTGTCCCCAGCAGCGCGCCGGAGCCCGGCGCGCGGTAGGACGCGAGCGCCGTGTCGTTCGGCGGGTACGGCGCGAGCTGAGGCGCGAAGATCGCGGTCGCGACCAGCCCAAGGACAATCACGCCGCTCGCGACCGCCATCGGCTCGCGGAGGACCGCCGGCGCCGCCGCCATCGTGCGGCGGACCGTCGTGTGCCCGCTCAGGAGCAGCGCCCGCACGCCTCCTGCCGAGGAACCGACGAGCACCGATGGCGACCGGGCGCTCACGTCAGGTGTAGCGGACTCGTGGGTCGAGCCGCGCGTAGAGCACATCCACGGTGAGCGTGATGGCCAGGAACGCCAGCGCCATGAAGGCGACCACGCCCTGAAGCAGCGGGTAGTCGCGGTACTGGACCGCCTGCATCAGGGTGGAGCCGAGGCCCGGCACCGAGAAGATCGTCTCGACGATGACGAGGCCGCCGAGCAGCCGGCCTCCCCACCAGCCGATGAACGTGATCACTGGCAGGATCGCGTTGGCGAACGCGTGGCGGTAGACGACGATGAGCTCGCCCAGGCCTTTGGCGCGCGCGGTGCGCACGAAGTCCTCGCCCAGCACCCCGAGAACCTGCGACCGCGTGAGGCGCGAGATCGGCGCGCCGATGTAGAACGCCTGCGCCAGCACCGGCCACACGAACTGCTTCAGGTTCTCGGTGGGGCTCGTCGAAAAGCTCACAAACTCGATGGGCGGCGACCAGCCGAACAGCCCCACCAGGAGGAAGAGCATCAGGACGCCGCTCAGGAAGATCGGCAGCGCGAGGCCGCACACGCTCACCAGCCGCGCGACGACGTCCGCCCAGCGGTTCTGGTGGGTCGCCGCCACGACGCCCGACGGGACCGCCCATACCACGGCCACCAGCAAGGTCAGCACCGCCAGCTCGAGCGAGCGCGGCACCCGCTCGGCGAGGATGTCGAACACCGGGCGGCGCTGCGTGTACGAGTACCCGAGGTCGCCGCGGACGGCGCCGCCGAGCCAGTCGACGTACTGCATCAGGATCGGCCGGTGGAGACCGAGCTCAGCCCGGAGCTGCTGGACTTGCTTCCGCTGGACCTCGCTTGCTTCCGTTCCTGCCTGGAAGACGAGGATCTCCGCGATGTCGCCCGGCACCACGCGCATCAGCACGAAGATCAGCAGCGAGGCGCCGAGCAGCGACGGCACGAAGAGCGACAGGCGCCGGAGGACGTACGTCAGCACGCCGCCTGCTTCGCCACGAGGTGGACGACCTCGCACTCGACGACCGCTTCGCCGCCCTGGTTCAGGCAGGTGCTCCGGTGGACGACGATGCCGCGGCCGCCGGTGCGGCTCTCACGCTTCTCCACGATCTCCATCATGACGTGAATGGTGTCCCCCGCCATCACCGGCCTCAGGAACTTCACGGCCCTGAACCCGACGAGGCGGGTGGCGGGCTCCCACTCGAACGCCTGCTCTTCGAGTCCGCCCATCATCATGAGGACCGTGCGCGCGGGGGCGATGAAGCCCGCGGCGCCGGTGGCCCGCGCGCTCTCCACATCGTTGAAGATCGGGACCGTCATCCCGGCGAGGCCGACGCAGAGCGTGATCGCCGTCTCGGTGATGGTCTTCCGCCGCGTCTCGAACCCATGGCCGACCTCCAGGTCGTCGTAGAACCTCACGGCCTACGCCTCGCCCCGGCTCCGGAGCCCCTGCGCGTACGACCAGCCCTCCGCCGCGGCGCGCCGGTTCACGGCGAGGAGCCGGCTCGGTGTTCGCGCCTCGATCGCGCGCTCGACGTGCTCGAGTGTGGCGACGCCGGTCAGCGCCGCCACAACGGCGACGCACGCCATGTTCGCCGCCTTGGCCGCCCCCGCGCGCTCCGCCATGGCCACCGCGGGGAGCGAGACCACGCGCCGCCCGGCCGCGTCGCGCTCGGGCACCCGCGCCGGATCGGCGAGCACGAGCGCGTCGTCCGCCGTGCGGCTCGCGAAGTGATTGAAGGACCGTTGGGTGAGCGCCACCAGCACGTGTGGCCGGACGCCCCACGGGAAGGCCAGCTCGCTGTCGCTCACGATCACGTCGGCGTACGAAGGGCCCCCGACGATGACCGGCGCGTAGAACTGCGACTGCGACACGTGATGGCCGGCGTGGACACCGGCTGCTTCCGCCAGAACGATGCCGGCAATGACGAGCCCCTGTCCTCCATCTCCGGCGAACCGCACCTCGGTGCGCATGGCCTCACCCCCTGGCCGCGGCGCCCGCCCGGTCGGCGAGCTTCGCTGCGGTGGCGGAATACATCTCGACGAACTCCGGCTTGTGCTGCTCGTGCAACACGCCGATCTCCCACTTCCCGCTGTCCGGGCCAACCCGCCCGGATGTCTCCGGCGTCACGCGTACGGTGTTCTCCTTGAAGTGCCGGAGCCACTGC
The Candidatus Rokuibacteriota bacterium genome window above contains:
- a CDS encoding ABC transporter permease, encoding MLTYVLRRLSLFVPSLLGASLLIFVLMRVVPGDIAEILVFQAGTEASEVQRKQVQQLRAELGLHRPILMQYVDWLGGAVRGDLGYSYTQRRPVFDILAERVPRSLELAVLTLLVAVVWAVPSGVVAATHQNRWADVVARLVSVCGLALPIFLSGVLMLFLLVGLFGWSPPIEFVSFSTSPTENLKQFVWPVLAQAFYIGAPISRLTRSQVLGVLGEDFVRTARAKGLGELIVVYRHAFANAILPVITFIGWWGGRLLGGLVIVETIFSVPGLGSTLMQAVQYRDYPLLQGVVAFMALAFLAITLTVDVLYARLDPRVRYT
- a CDS encoding MaoC family dehydratase N-terminal domain-containing protein, with product MRFYDDLEVGHGFETRRKTITETAITLCVGLAGMTVPIFNDVESARATGAAGFIAPARTVLMMMGGLEEQAFEWEPATRLVGFRAVKFLRPVMAGDTIHVMMEIVEKRESRTGGRGIVVHRSTCLNQGGEAVVECEVVHLVAKQAAC
- a CDS encoding 2-oxoacid:acceptor oxidoreductase family protein, coding for MRTEVRFAGDGGQGLVIAGIVLAEAAGVHAGHHVSQSQFYAPVIVGGPSYADVIVSDSELAFPWGVRPHVLVALTQRSFNHFASRTADDALVLADPARVPERDAAGRRVVSLPAVAMAERAGAAKAANMACVAVVAALTGVATLEHVERAIEARTPSRLLAVNRRAAAEGWSYAQGLRSRGEA